In Salmo trutta chromosome 28, fSalTru1.1, whole genome shotgun sequence, one DNA window encodes the following:
- the LOC115165966 gene encoding sorting nexin-21 — protein MASKLMDRLRRTLFKEGEVVSKEPIDVTEESFPESSELEDDTECVSERLGGTLCFDGESALESEDPGEASGPDSDSDYLGESIEDGFSSTDTSPVGPSPGGSSLLTRQLQDSWRSLRFRSVPQKLVFEVTDASVVQESSSKYVLYTIHLIQSGMFDETPAAITRRYTDFKRLHSCLRRRHRDNMERVGFPRKKLRKNFVAETIAKRSRAFEQYLTHMHSLAELRCSPTFLEFFYLGDLQAGQMLMRVGRYQEALGPLLNGLRLQEKLGCEQQGKQQPHHQQGTHWLFTLLALVTCFQELEQLGEAQEHCDRALRDLAPSPEALQQHHFHPLLIPLLQTNVRLSWKISKDKRQWEVLLQEIQDSGADIGNQPSLKEYLMKEALVESEGDTKAKLKREKAT, from the exons ATGGCTTCTAAGCTCATGGACAGACTGCGACGGACACTGTTCAAAGAAGGAGAGGTAGTCTCTAAGGAGCCAATTGATGTAACAGAGGAAAGCTTCCCAGAGAGTTCTGAGTTAGAGGACGATACAGAGTGTGTCTCAGAGCGGCTTGGGGGAACACTCTGCTTCGATGGGGAGAGTGCCCTGGAATCCGAAGACCCAGGTGAGGCCTCAGGACCAGACAGTGACTCAGACTACCTTGGAGAGTCCATAGAGGATGGATTCAGCAGCACAG ACACCAGCCCAGTGGGCCCGTCTCCTGGAGGCTCATCCCTGCTCACACGTCAGCTGCAGGATAGCTGGAGGAGCTTAAGATTCCGCAGTGTTCCTCAGAAGCTGGTGTTTGAAGTGACTGATGCCAGTGTGGTGCAAGAGAGCTCCTCCAAGTATGTG CTCTACACCATCCATTTGATCCAGTCTGGGATGTTTGACGAGACCCCCGCTGCCATCACCCGGCGATACACCGACTTTAAGCGCCTGCACAGCTGCCTTCGCCGTCGTCACCGGGACAACATGGAGCGCGTTGGTTTTCCCCGCAAGAAGCTGCGTAAAAACTTTGTGGCTGAGACCATCGCCAAGCGGAGCCGGGCGTTTGAGCAGTACCTAACCCACATGCACTCGCTGGCTGAGCTGCGGTGCTCGCCCACCTTCCTGGAGTTCTTCTACCTGGGTGACCTGCAGGCTGGCCAGATGCTGATGCGCGTGGGCCGTTACCAGGAGGCCCTGGGCCCTCTGCTCAATGGCCTGAGGCTCCAGGAGAAGCTAGGCTGTGAGCAGCAGGGAAAGCAGCAGCCCCATCACCAGCAGGGCACCCACTGGCTCTTCACCCTGTTGGCCCTGGTGACCTGCTTCCAGGAGCTGGAGCAGCTGGGGGAGGCCCAGGAGCACTGTGACCGAGCCCTGAGGGACCTGGCCCCCTCACCGGAGGCCTTGCAGCAGCACCACTTTCACCCACTGCTCATTCCTCTTCTCCAGACCAACGTCAGACTGTCTTGGAAGATCTCTAAGGATAAGCGGCAGTGGGAAGTGCTGCTTCAGGAGATCCAGGACTCGGGGGCTGATATAGGGAACCAGCCCAGCCTGAAGGAGTACCTGATGAAGGAGGCCCTGgtggagagtgagggagacactAAGGCCAAGCTCAAAAGGGAAAAGGCCACTTAA